A DNA window from candidate division WOR-3 bacterium contains the following coding sequences:
- a CDS encoding NAD-dependent epimerase/dehydratase family protein codes for MRGVGLITGSCGLVGSEAVSFFIGKGFDIVGIDNDLRSYFFGQEASTSWQKENLKRHYPSHYRHYDLDIRDFEGLAKIFREYKFDLIIHTAAQPSHDWAAKEPITDFTVNANGTLNLLELTRKYSPDAVFIFTSTNKVYGDRPNQLPLIELPSRYEIEKEHRYYEGIDETMPIDDCLHSLFGASKVAADILVQEYGRYFHMKTVSFRGGCLTGPAHSGTRLHGFLSYLVRCAITGITYHIYGYKGKQVRDNIHSYDLVNAFYHFFLNPKEGAVYNIGGGRFANCSILEAIQLIEEITNKKVNYLYEEPPRRGDHIWYISDVRKFKKDYPQWTYTKDLRAIIQEIYEEQKKLPLQELMSQS; via the coding sequence ATGAGAGGTGTCGGTTTAATTACCGGTTCTTGCGGCTTAGTGGGCTCGGAGGCGGTTTCTTTCTTCATTGGGAAAGGTTTTGACATTGTGGGCATTGATAATGACCTCCGCTCCTATTTCTTTGGTCAAGAGGCCTCAACCTCCTGGCAAAAAGAGAATTTGAAAAGACATTACCCCTCTCACTATCGCCATTACGATTTGGACATCCGAGATTTTGAAGGGTTAGCCAAAATCTTTAGGGAGTATAAATTTGACCTTATCATCCATACCGCCGCCCAACCTTCTCACGATTGGGCAGCAAAAGAACCGATTACCGATTTCACCGTGAATGCCAATGGCACCTTAAACCTTTTAGAACTGACAAGAAAATATTCTCCGGATGCAGTCTTCATCTTCACCTCCACCAATAAGGTCTATGGCGATCGACCAAACCAATTGCCTCTGATTGAATTGCCATCCCGCTATGAGATAGAGAAAGAGCATAGATATTATGAAGGGATTGATGAGACGATGCCCATTGATGATTGCCTCCATTCCCTCTTCGGTGCCTCCAAGGTGGCAGCCGATATCTTAGTTCAGGAATACGGCCGATACTTCCATATGAAGACCGTCTCCTTCCGGGGTGGCTGCCTCACAGGACCGGCTCATTCCGGTACCCGCCTCCACGGTTTTCTATCCTATTTAGTACGCTGTGCCATAACCGGCATCACCTATCATATCTACGGCTATAAAGGAAAACAGGTGCGGGACAATATCCACTCCTATGATCTGGTCAACGCCTTCTACCATTTCTTCTTAAATCCCAAAGAGGGTGCGGTCTATAATATCGGAGGTGGTCGTTTTGCCAACTGCTCCATCTTAGAGGCGATACAATTGATTGAAGAGATTACAAATAAGAAGGTGAATTATCTTTACGAAGAACCGCCCCGCAGGGGAGACCACATTTGGTACATAAGTGATGTCCGAAAGTTTAAAAAAGACTATCCCCAATGGACTTATACCAAAGACCTGCGCGCCATCATTCAAGAAATTTATGAGGAGCAAAAGAAATTACCCTTACAAGAGTTGATGTCTCAGAGTTAA
- a CDS encoding TonB-dependent receptor, producing the protein MLPKKITFFILEIIPLSLLAQTYTVDTIFITASRVTSQIEKLPVAVNIISEEVIRLKGFGDLSGIFSGIEGIDFRNYTFLKGLSSLSLLGSTSQQVLVLVDGIPFYSPATGTPDLGLIPTDNLKRIEILKGGASSLYGANALGGVVNFITKSPYHLKPRRLNILGELSGGNIFSNSLRPSFNTYLFNFTSGINGDDRTGFLFSLHREKTKGVRSNEDASTLGGSFSLAHLENLRLNFNYEEKEMGICGPKPPRETIPRYGDSTASSIYDRQRDNQYRIGGEISFAPSSNLKIKFSPFFNANRTRYQWVDQFSTDTAIYQDTYWIKTYGGNLTSTLAPEEMPLQIAGGIDFKRDDFKSHSYFYDLGTYSYKDTMYNPKGERVGLFLEGNFWEKPSLFSSFRYDWDKVFCGFFSPSFGITYPLPSGKFRFHLARAFRAPTFNDLYWPRSGNLSLKPEVGWTFQSGFDINPVSLTFFYRKTKDLIAWFPDTAGFWRPTNVDQQEVFGLEWEGKWLISHNILFSLSGDWKKATQLRKEMVYWDSFAEIKRRAAFLPSFKLSPSLLFRDTHTLLHLEGNFVGDKVNYYPAYDSFPKVYMKRKRLPSYFTLGLRLERRLISRLVFAFKAENLFDVTYAEAFGNTISDRDYPRPGRTIFFGLRLKD; encoded by the coding sequence ATGTTACCAAAAAAAATCACATTCTTTATCTTAGAGATTATACCCTTATCTTTACTCGCTCAAACCTACACGGTTGATACAATCTTCATCACCGCCTCTCGGGTCACTAGCCAGATTGAGAAGTTACCGGTAGCGGTTAACATCATTTCCGAAGAGGTTATCCGATTAAAGGGATTTGGTGATTTGTCAGGTATCTTCTCCGGTATAGAAGGGATTGATTTTCGGAATTATACCTTCCTTAAGGGTCTCTCTTCCCTTTCTCTCCTTGGTTCCACCAGTCAACAGGTATTGGTTTTGGTTGATGGTATCCCCTTCTATTCCCCAGCCACCGGAACTCCTGACTTGGGGCTAATTCCCACGGATAATCTAAAGAGGATAGAAATCTTAAAAGGAGGGGCTTCCAGTCTTTATGGAGCAAATGCCTTAGGGGGAGTGGTCAATTTTATCACGAAGAGTCCTTATCACTTAAAACCCAGGAGATTGAATATCTTGGGGGAGTTGAGTGGGGGCAATATCTTTTCTAATTCTCTCCGTCCATCTTTTAACACTTACCTATTTAATTTCACTTCTGGTATCAATGGGGATGATAGAACCGGCTTCCTTTTCTCTCTCCACCGGGAGAAGACCAAAGGTGTTCGGTCAAATGAAGATGCCAGTACCTTAGGAGGAAGTTTCTCTCTCGCTCACTTAGAAAACCTCCGATTAAACTTTAATTACGAAGAGAAGGAGATGGGAATCTGTGGGCCGAAGCCACCACGGGAGACAATTCCGAGGTATGGCGATTCTACCGCTTCCTCAATCTATGACCGGCAAAGGGATAACCAATACCGAATTGGTGGTGAGATCAGTTTTGCGCCTTCCTCTAACCTTAAAATCAAATTTTCACCCTTCTTTAATGCCAATCGCACTCGTTACCAATGGGTTGACCAGTTCTCAACGGATACGGCGATTTATCAAGATACCTATTGGATAAAGACCTACGGCGGAAATCTGACTTCCACTCTGGCACCAGAAGAGATGCCGCTCCAAATTGCCGGAGGTATTGATTTTAAGAGGGACGATTTTAAGAGCCATTCCTACTTTTATGATTTAGGAACTTACTCCTATAAGGATACTATGTATAACCCAAAGGGGGAAAGGGTCGGTCTCTTTCTGGAAGGTAATTTTTGGGAAAAACCTTCCCTCTTTTCCTCTTTTCGTTACGACTGGGATAAGGTCTTTTGTGGCTTTTTTAGTCCCAGTTTCGGTATCACCTACCCGCTTCCCTCCGGTAAGTTTCGTTTTCATCTCGCTCGGGCATTTCGAGCGCCAACCTTTAACGACTTATATTGGCCCAGAAGTGGTAATCTCTCCTTAAAACCGGAGGTGGGTTGGACTTTCCAGTCAGGTTTTGATATTAATCCCGTTTCTCTAACTTTCTTTTACCGAAAGACGAAGGACTTAATCGCCTGGTTTCCCGATACCGCTGGCTTTTGGCGGCCAACCAATGTTGACCAGCAGGAAGTTTTCGGTTTAGAATGGGAAGGGAAATGGCTAATTTCCCATAATATTCTCTTCTCTCTTTCTGGCGATTGGAAAAAGGCGACCCAATTGCGGAAGGAGATGGTCTATTGGGATTCCTTTGCCGAAATAAAGCGACGGGCGGCATTTCTCCCCTCATTTAAGCTTTCCCCTTCCCTTCTCTTCCGAGATACCCATACCCTTCTTCATTTGGAAGGGAATTTTGTTGGTGATAAGGTCAATTACTACCCCGCTTATGATAGTTTTCCTAAGGTCTATATGAAAAGGAAGCGGCTACCGAGTTATTTCACTCTTGGCCTTCGCTTGGAGAGGAGATTGATAAGCCGGTTAGTATTTGCCTTTAAGGCAGAAAACCTTTTTGATGTGACTTATGCGGAAGCCTTTGGCAATACGATTTCCGACCGCGACTATCCCCGACCCGGCCGGACCATTTTCTTTGGCTTAAGGCTTAAAGATTGA
- a CDS encoding FlgD immunoglobulin-like domain containing protein: protein MKRVKVVKRKLWCRFPVGGIFFVFFLSFSWAENILPNPSFEIWLDTIGIHMPFGWLTSELIRSGSAIKSTSARTGQFCVNLLASDTIAFVTTTALVRPGASYLFSGWAKTQNPLPGSFTLQFLTILGNPIGNPILLPVYFSTNYREYRTWVTAPESAFFLVCALITAPNTNTFVDDVTLDDTSYLAITEGKKNFSLLPLLFSSSSLKFSLEKGENVSLAIYNLLGEEIRRVEFGFLPPGSYQWQWDKKDNKGKKVSAGIYLLRLFTKERSWTGKIYLPE from the coding sequence ATGAAAAGGGTAAAAGTAGTAAAGAGGAAACTTTGGTGCCGCTTCCCTGTCGGAGGGATATTTTTCGTCTTTTTCCTATCCTTCTCTTGGGCGGAAAATATTCTTCCCAACCCCAGTTTTGAAATCTGGCTTGATACGATTGGCATCCATATGCCTTTTGGTTGGTTAACGAGTGAACTTATCCGCTCCGGTTCCGCAATAAAATCTACCTCGGCCCGCACCGGTCAATTCTGTGTCAATCTCTTGGCTTCCGATACCATCGCCTTCGTTACCACCACCGCCCTTGTTCGGCCCGGAGCGAGTTATCTCTTCTCTGGTTGGGCAAAGACCCAAAATCCCCTACCCGGTTCCTTCACCCTTCAGTTCTTAACCATTTTGGGAAATCCAATTGGTAACCCAATCCTTTTGCCGGTCTATTTCTCAACCAACTACCGGGAATATAGAACTTGGGTGACCGCACCCGAAAGCGCCTTCTTTTTAGTTTGCGCTCTAATCACTGCCCCCAATACCAATACCTTCGTTGACGATGTCACCCTTGATGACACATCCTACCTCGCAATTACCGAAGGGAAGAAAAACTTTTCTCTTTTGCCCCTACTCTTTTCCTCCTCCAGCCTAAAATTCTCCTTAGAGAAAGGAGAAAATGTCTCCCTAGCGATTTATAACCTATTAGGAGAAGAGATAAGAAGGGTAGAATTTGGCTTTTTGCCTCCTGGTTCCTATCAGTGGCAATGGGATAAAAAGGATAATAAAGGGAAGAAAGTGTCCGCCGGCATTTATCTATTAAGACTTTTCACCAAAGAGAGAAGTTGGACCGGGAAAATCTACTTGCCCGAGTAA
- a CDS encoding DUF72 domain-containing protein, translating into MNAIELNASFYRFPFPNQIKSWAKKGRKIRWVIKVNRLITHTFKLGERAKDTFLRFRNLFSIMDEMIDFYLFQLPPNFSPKMKERLEDFFDWANLKKRFALEVRHSAWFAQENYSWAKNKGITWVSLDSPDFPREIIKTTDTVYLRIHGRSGWYSHDYSDKELKEMAKKIISVKPKLVYIFFNNDQAMLKNAQRMKEILVKSSLTD; encoded by the coding sequence TTGAATGCGATTGAATTGAACGCCTCTTTTTATCGCTTCCCCTTTCCCAACCAGATTAAATCCTGGGCTAAAAAAGGGAGAAAGATTCGTTGGGTAATAAAGGTAAATCGTTTAATCACCCACACCTTCAAATTGGGTGAGAGGGCAAAAGATACTTTTCTCCGCTTCCGAAACCTATTTTCCATAATGGATGAGATGATTGACTTCTACCTCTTCCAACTACCACCCAACTTCTCCCCGAAGATGAAAGAGAGGTTAGAAGATTTTTTTGATTGGGCTAATCTCAAAAAGCGTTTTGCCTTAGAAGTGAGGCATAGCGCTTGGTTTGCCCAAGAAAATTACTCTTGGGCAAAAAATAAAGGTATCACCTGGGTCTCTCTTGATTCCCCGGATTTCCCAAGGGAGATAATAAAGACAACCGATACGGTCTATTTAAGAATCCACGGCCGGAGTGGTTGGTATAGCCACGATTATTCCGATAAAGAATTAAAAGAGATGGCGAAAAAGATTATTTCCGTTAAGCCGAAATTGGTCTATATCTTCTTTAATAATGACCAGGCGATGCTTAAAAATGCCCAGAGGATGAAAGAGATTCTTGTTAAGAGTTCGTTGACAGACTAA
- a CDS encoding putative sugar nucleotidyl transferase, giving the protein MVLIYEDESYKNLFPLTYLRAVFELRVGLFSPLERFLRFYKNFPVAVIAREELKEVLKERYPNLLFFSTQSKISQLKEKNLLFLSGRTIILEKIPEEGENCLFFSEEGELIGFRLNTETETSISKMGCQRVKAFSFLYLWDLITLNEKILPLDLPKGKILGFLDRRAITIGKKENLFLAKGAKVFPGNVLNLEKGGIYIDEGAEVKPFSYIEGPVYIGKKTQILSARIRPFSNIGEECRVGGEVESSILLGYVNKYHEGFLGHSYLGEWVNLGAGTNNSDLKNNYSPVKIKIGKREVNTGLLKLGCFIGDHTKTAIGTLIPTGAVIGIFANVLKGGFASKFIPNFYWDEKKRWRIKEALRTARVVKERRGKKLTEAEENLIKKIWLKER; this is encoded by the coding sequence ATGGTCTTAATCTATGAAGATGAGTCCTATAAAAATCTATTCCCCTTAACATATCTCCGGGCGGTCTTTGAACTGAGGGTTGGACTTTTCTCGCCCTTAGAAAGATTTCTTCGGTTTTATAAAAATTTCCCAGTCGCCGTAATCGCCCGGGAGGAATTGAAAGAGGTATTAAAAGAGCGCTATCCCAATTTACTTTTTTTCTCCACCCAATCAAAGATTAGCCAATTAAAAGAGAAGAACCTTCTTTTCCTTTCCGGGAGGACAATTATTTTGGAAAAGATTCCCGAAGAAGGTGAAAATTGTCTCTTCTTCTCCGAGGAAGGGGAGTTGATCGGCTTTCGGCTTAATACAGAAACGGAAACCAGTATCTCAAAAATGGGTTGCCAAAGGGTTAAGGCTTTTTCCTTTCTCTATCTCTGGGACCTTATCACCCTGAACGAGAAGATTCTGCCTCTTGATTTACCCAAAGGGAAAATCCTTGGCTTCTTAGATAGAAGGGCAATCACTATCGGTAAAAAAGAAAATTTATTTCTGGCAAAAGGGGCAAAGGTCTTTCCCGGTAATGTCTTAAACTTAGAAAAAGGGGGGATTTATATTGATGAAGGCGCAGAAGTGAAACCTTTTTCCTACATTGAAGGCCCGGTCTATATCGGGAAGAAAACCCAAATCCTTTCGGCAAGGATTCGCCCCTTTTCTAATATCGGCGAAGAGTGCCGGGTTGGTGGAGAAGTGGAAAGTTCTATTCTCTTGGGTTATGTGAATAAATACCACGAAGGCTTTTTAGGACATTCTTATCTCGGAGAGTGGGTAAATTTGGGGGCGGGAACTAATAATTCCGACCTAAAAAATAACTACTCACCGGTGAAAATTAAAATAGGGAAAAGGGAAGTTAATACCGGCTTATTGAAGTTAGGCTGCTTTATCGGCGACCACACAAAAACTGCGATTGGCACCTTAATCCCGACCGGAGCGGTGATCGGTATCTTTGCCAATGTCCTAAAAGGAGGTTTTGCCTCCAAATTTATCCCTAACTTCTACTGGGATGAGAAAAAAAGGTGGCGGATTAAAGAGGCACTTCGGACCGCCCGAGTGGTGAAGGAAAGGCGCGGTAAAAAATTGACCGAAGCGGAAGAGAATTTAATAAAAAAGATTTGGCTAAAGGAAAGGTGA
- a CDS encoding ROK family protein, giving the protein MAKGKVKRIGIDIGGTNTKIGLVAKGKIEKKRVIPTEKEPKSAILSLVSAIREIASQEEIATVGIGCAGLIDHKKGIVRTPPNLPKWHNFPLKRELEKRLKIPVFVGNDVNACALGEYYYGLGKGKRNIFVLTIGTGVGGGIISDGELILGENFAAGEFGHTLIFPEGKRCQCGNRGCLEAYIGEKGIRQMAKILFGKEFSPEEISFWAKRKDKRAIEIIEKVGYYLGLALVNVIHLFDPEIIIIGGGISGFGRTLLEATRKTIKTRIMKLPKRKLAIKISQLGSSAGILGATRFSEILSD; this is encoded by the coding sequence TTGGCTAAAGGAAAGGTGAAAAGAATTGGGATTGATATCGGAGGGACAAATACCAAAATTGGCTTAGTGGCGAAGGGGAAAATCGAAAAGAAAAGGGTTATCCCGACGGAAAAAGAGCCAAAATCGGCAATCTTATCCCTTGTTAGTGCGATAAGAGAAATTGCTTCCCAAGAAGAGATTGCCACAGTGGGTATCGGCTGCGCCGGACTCATTGACCATAAGAAAGGGATTGTCCGCACCCCACCCAATCTCCCCAAATGGCATAACTTTCCCTTAAAAAGGGAATTGGAAAAAAGATTAAAAATTCCGGTTTTTGTGGGCAACGATGTCAATGCCTGTGCCTTAGGAGAATATTACTATGGTCTGGGAAAAGGGAAGAGAAATATCTTTGTCCTGACGATTGGCACCGGGGTTGGGGGTGGAATCATTTCTGATGGAGAGTTAATCCTTGGGGAAAACTTTGCCGCGGGTGAGTTTGGTCATACCTTAATCTTTCCCGAAGGAAAAAGATGCCAGTGTGGAAATCGGGGTTGTTTAGAGGCCTACATTGGAGAAAAAGGGATTCGGCAAATGGCGAAAATTCTCTTCGGTAAAGAGTTTTCGCCAGAAGAGATCAGTTTCTGGGCCAAGAGAAAAGATAAAAGAGCCATTGAGATAATTGAGAAGGTGGGTTATTATTTGGGACTGGCCTTGGTCAATGTGATCCATCTCTTTGACCCAGAGATAATAATTATTGGTGGTGGCATTTCGGGGTTCGGAAGAACTTTATTAGAAGCGACCAGAAAAACTATTAAAACTCGGATAATGAAACTGCCAAAAAGGAAGTTAGCAATAAAAATCTCCCAGTTAGGTTCTTCCGCTGGCATCTTAGGGGCAACGCGATTTTCCGAGATTCTTTCCGATTGA
- a CDS encoding DMT family transporter: MPINFPFLGETLALLSALFWALAVIFFKKSGERTHPLGLNFFKNFLALILFLPTLTLLGEPLVPRVSLSEFALFFLSGLLGMSVGDTLFFASLNRLGAGISAIISYTYSPLLIGLSLFFLKENLRLIQILGIILILFALLLTTQIKLPEKVKKRTLLLGIALGLLSTAATAIGVILIKPLLAKNSLFVVTAIRLFAGLVGVSFFILFLPNRKEIIKSAFARKGFGYNLGGAIFGTYIALTIWLGGMKFTPVSIAAPLNQLSNIFIFLLAALILKEPFNRERVFALIFAFIGALLVIIG, from the coding sequence ATGCCAATAAATTTTCCCTTTCTCGGTGAGACCCTGGCTCTTTTAAGTGCCCTATTCTGGGCATTGGCGGTCATCTTCTTTAAGAAGAGTGGGGAGAGGACCCATCCCCTCGGCTTAAATTTTTTCAAAAATTTTCTTGCCCTAATCCTTTTTCTTCCCACCCTAACTCTATTGGGCGAACCATTAGTCCCGCGGGTTTCCCTTTCGGAATTTGCTCTCTTTTTCCTAAGCGGACTTTTGGGGATGTCGGTTGGCGATACCCTATTTTTTGCCAGCCTCAATCGGCTCGGGGCGGGAATTTCGGCGATCATCAGTTATACCTATAGCCCCTTACTCATTGGTCTTTCTCTCTTCTTCTTAAAAGAGAACCTCCGCTTAATCCAAATTTTAGGAATAATTCTTATCCTCTTTGCTCTTCTCCTCACTACCCAAATAAAACTACCGGAAAAAGTAAAGAAGCGAACTTTACTCTTAGGCATTGCCCTGGGACTTCTTTCCACTGCTGCTACTGCCATCGGCGTCATTTTGATTAAACCCCTTTTAGCAAAAAACTCTCTTTTCGTGGTGACAGCAATCCGTCTTTTTGCTGGTCTCGTTGGGGTTTCCTTTTTTATCCTCTTTCTCCCCAATAGGAAAGAGATTATCAAATCGGCATTTGCCCGCAAAGGTTTTGGTTATAACTTGGGAGGAGCAATTTTCGGAACTTATATCGCCCTCACCATCTGGCTTGGGGGTATGAAGTTCACTCCGGTCTCGATCGCCGCCCCCCTCAATCAATTAAGTAATATCTTCATCTTTCTTTTAGCCGCCCTAATCTTAAAAGAACCGTTCAATCGGGAAAGGGTTTTCGCTTTGATATTCGCCTTTATTGGTGCCCTCTTGGTAATCATTGGTTGA
- a CDS encoding DUF3795 domain-containing protein has translation MRVGVCGIFCEKCPKFLKRHCSGCAENPVCAMPGCAKEKGYALCFECPSFPCPINYQFFPKSWLDFLKSEEVVG, from the coding sequence ATGAGAGTTGGGGTCTGTGGTATATTTTGCGAGAAATGCCCAAAGTTTCTTAAAAGGCATTGCTCGGGCTGTGCGGAAAATCCAGTTTGTGCTATGCCGGGTTGTGCCAAAGAAAAGGGTTATGCCTTATGCTTTGAATGTCCCTCCTTTCCCTGTCCCATCAACTACCAGTTCTTTCCCAAAAGTTGGCTTGACTTCTTAAAATCAGAAGAGGTTGTCGGATGA
- a CDS encoding histidine ammonia-lyase, which yields MIIPKDNLSLEEFISVTKGEWVKISKTGIKRVKEGREALEKLLKENIPIYGVNTGFGALCDKKIENRDLESLQKNLILSHALGGGEIFDKEIVRGAMFLRANTLSKGFSGVRLELVNFLLELLNRDIIPVVYKKGSVGASGDLLPLAQIGLTLLGKGEVFYKGRRGKAAIALKKEGLAPIKLEPKEGLSLINGTEISTSYLGFNLYLINRLFPIANLIATLSFYAGKGDVRVLDLRLHRLKPYSGQLKTTRAMKRILGKLSSLSRKIQDPYSLRCIPQVHGAVYEGIKFANEILKKELNAVTDNPLILSSSEVLTGGNFHAQAISLAGDILSIVLTTLSLISERRIFYLLSGPPPFLISDEGKNSGLMMAQVLAASLASENKTLSFPASVTSLPTSLNQEDFVSMSINSLTKMETIRKNLEMILAIEGVVSAQGIEVKNLPKRGIIGSLCRKIREFVPFLKEDKEIGEGIRKLSENLYILFKTTY from the coding sequence ATGATTATCCCAAAAGATAACCTAAGTCTGGAAGAATTCATTTCGGTGACGAAAGGAGAATGGGTTAAAATCTCTAAGACTGGGATAAAAAGGGTAAAAGAGGGAAGAGAGGCATTGGAGAAACTATTAAAAGAGAATATCCCAATTTATGGGGTGAATACCGGCTTTGGTGCCCTCTGTGATAAGAAAATTGAAAATAGGGATTTAGAAAGCCTCCAAAAGAATTTAATCCTTTCCCATGCCTTAGGGGGAGGAGAGATTTTTGATAAAGAGATAGTCCGGGGAGCAATGTTTTTAAGGGCAAATACCTTGAGCAAAGGATTCTCTGGGGTACGGTTAGAGTTGGTAAATTTTCTTTTAGAACTTCTAAATAGAGATATCATCCCAGTTGTTTATAAGAAGGGTTCGGTCGGTGCCTCAGGCGACCTACTACCCTTAGCCCAAATTGGCCTTACCCTTCTTGGTAAAGGTGAGGTCTTTTATAAAGGGAGAAGGGGAAAGGCGGCAATCGCTCTAAAAAAAGAGGGTTTAGCGCCGATTAAATTAGAGCCAAAGGAAGGCCTCTCTTTAATCAACGGCACGGAGATTTCCACTTCTTACTTAGGCTTTAATCTCTACTTGATAAATAGACTCTTTCCCATCGCCAACCTAATCGCCACCCTCTCTTTTTATGCGGGAAAGGGTGATGTGAGGGTTTTGGATTTAAGGCTTCATCGGTTAAAACCTTATTCGGGGCAATTAAAAACCACCCGGGCAATGAAAAGGATTTTAGGAAAACTTTCCTCACTTTCCAGGAAAATCCAAGACCCCTATTCTTTAAGATGTATCCCTCAGGTCCACGGTGCGGTTTATGAGGGGATAAAGTTTGCCAACGAAATCCTAAAAAAGGAGTTAAACGCGGTTACCGATAACCCTTTAATCTTATCCTCCTCGGAAGTGTTAACCGGTGGTAACTTCCATGCCCAGGCAATCTCCTTGGCGGGGGATATCCTGTCTATTGTTTTAACCACCCTCTCTTTAATCTCCGAGAGGAGGATCTTCTACCTCCTTTCCGGACCTCCCCCTTTCCTCATCTCGGATGAGGGTAAGAATTCGGGCTTAATGATGGCTCAGGTATTAGCAGCTTCCTTAGCGAGTGAGAATAAAACTCTATCCTTTCCCGCCTCGGTCACTTCTTTACCCACCTCCCTCAATCAGGAGGACTTTGTCAGTATGAGTATCAATTCTTTAACTAAGATGGAAACGATTCGGAAGAATTTAGAGATGATTTTGGCAATTGAAGGGGTCGTTTCGGCTCAAGGGATTGAAGTAAAAAATCTCCCAAAAAGAGGGATTATCGGTTCTTTATGCCGAAAGATTCGGGAATTTGTCCCTTTTCTTAAAGAGGATAAAGAGATCGGAGAAGGGATAAGAAAATTGAGCGAAAACCTCTACATCCTTTTTAAGACTACCTATTGA
- a CDS encoding radical SAM/SPASM domain-containing protein: MRRKDIVIGQLLNWALNIDQGIPVKSFRLLTRFLYSWLKNEIKKLARSPEHTQSEKVVEDLYYMMRAMIQSALRVRWTRNSLNAFVRSILLNQDGKKIKEIWREKYGEGPPGFLVISPTKFCNLSCPNCYANAATEKDRLEYWIVQRIVKEARKLWGVRFFVLSGGEPFAYHHEGKGILDLAKEFNDCIFMAYTNGTLINEKVAKTLSEIGNLTPAISVEGFAETTDKRRGKGMFERIIKTIERLKKNKVLFGISLTATRYNCEEILSEEFIDFFFNKMGASYGWIFHYMPIGRDVEISLMPTPKQRLWMWERSWEIVKKKGIMLADFWNHGTVSHGCIAGGREGGYFHINWHGDVAPCVFFPFAVSNIKEIYARGGNLNDAIRTPFFESVRNWQKRYGFFSKGNKIEDGDWLRPCPIRDHFLDAKKIIEKYGARPIDYAPHEILEEESYIKEMVNYDKELESLTKPIWEKVYINHYKIFQDSQK; this comes from the coding sequence ATGAGGCGTAAGGATATTGTGATCGGTCAACTACTAAATTGGGCACTTAATATTGACCAGGGGATACCGGTAAAAAGTTTTCGCCTTTTAACCCGTTTCCTCTATTCTTGGCTTAAAAATGAGATCAAAAAACTTGCCCGCAGCCCGGAGCATACCCAATCGGAGAAGGTGGTTGAGGATTTATATTATATGATGCGGGCGATGATTCAATCGGCATTGCGGGTGCGCTGGACAAGAAATTCCTTAAACGCCTTTGTTCGGTCAATTTTATTGAATCAAGATGGCAAAAAGATAAAAGAAATCTGGCGGGAAAAATATGGGGAAGGACCGCCGGGATTTTTAGTGATCAGTCCCACCAAGTTCTGTAACCTCTCTTGTCCCAATTGCTATGCCAATGCCGCTACCGAGAAAGACCGTTTGGAATATTGGATTGTGCAAAGGATTGTGAAAGAAGCGAGAAAACTTTGGGGCGTTCGGTTCTTTGTTTTATCCGGAGGGGAACCTTTCGCTTACCACCACGAAGGAAAGGGTATTTTAGACTTGGCAAAAGAATTTAACGATTGTATCTTTATGGCTTATACCAATGGTACTTTAATTAATGAAAAAGTTGCCAAGACCCTCTCCGAAATCGGTAATTTAACTCCGGCCATCTCCGTAGAAGGATTTGCGGAAACAACGGATAAAAGGCGGGGAAAGGGGATGTTTGAACGGATTATCAAAACAATAGAAAGGTTAAAAAAGAATAAGGTCCTTTTTGGTATTTCCTTAACCGCTACCCGTTATAACTGTGAGGAGATACTTTCCGAAGAATTTATTGATTTTTTCTTTAATAAGATGGGTGCTTCCTACGGCTGGATATTCCACTATATGCCAATCGGCCGCGATGTGGAAATTAGTCTTATGCCCACCCCAAAACAGAGACTCTGGATGTGGGAAAGAAGTTGGGAGATTGTAAAAAAGAAAGGGATAATGCTCGCTGACTTTTGGAACCACGGCACAGTCTCCCACGGTTGCATTGCTGGGGGGAGAGAAGGCGGCTATTTCCATATCAATTGGCACGGTGATGTCGCCCCTTGTGTCTTCTTCCCTTTTGCCGTTTCCAACATTAAAGAGATTTACGCCCGAGGGGGCAATCTTAACGATGCAATCCGAACACCATTCTTTGAAAGCGTAAGAAATTGGCAAAAGAGATATGGGTTCTTCTCTAAAGGAAATAAGATTGAGGATGGCGATTGGTTACGCCCTTGTCCAATAAGAGACCATTTTTTAGATGCCAAAAAAATTATAGAGAAGTATGGGGCAAGACCTATTGACTATGCACCGCATGAAATTTTGGAAGAAGAAAGTTATATTAAAGAGATGGTCAATTATGATAAGGAATTAGAAAGTCTTACTAAACCAATCTGGGAGAAAGTTTATATTAATCATTACAAAATTTTCCAAGATTCTCAAAAGTAA